The sequence GTCTAGTTGTCCCTAAAGATTATTAGTCCCACTTATATACTTATATTAATTTGAGTATTATTTTTACTAATAATTTTGTATAACTTGCTCATAAATTTTAAGtgttctcaaattttataaagtataatttatccaaaaatatataggcaaaaacttgtgtgagacggtctcacgggtcgtattttgtgagacagatctcttatttgggtcatccatgaaaaaatattattttttatgctaagagtattactttttattgtgaatatcggtagggttgatccatctcacagataaagattcgtgagaccgtctcacaagagacctactcaaatatatattatcaattcacacacatttatattaaatatattttttgaaaattattccaaatcaattaatttctattaaaaaattgttgttttaatattttaaacctaatttgtcaaaattggtaaaaacttgtgtgagacggtctcacgggtcatatttctgagacggatctcttatttgggtcatccatgaaaaaatattactttttatgttaagagtattactttttattgtgaatatgggtaaggttgatccgtctcacagattgagatccgtgagacggtctcacatgagacccactcatcaAAATTTGGTAAATACATTGTTAACTTCCTCGTGATAAActttctagtttttttttcttttttattttcatttcttaaaaaaagtatttcataaattttttttatttgttcaaagtttttttttctataaataatatattagtaTTTGTATAAATATTGTTAATAAATAAATCGTTTTAAAAATAAGCAATACAaggtttttttaatataaaataaatttttttaatggttaaatcaaatatcaaattatatttatttgttttttttttccaaatgccaaattgaaattccaaatccatatatttaaaattcaaatctaAATTCGATTCTGAGTTAAAAATGGAAGTAGGAATTTCTCAAAAGTAAATTTAAGCTACAAGGGAAAAGTCGGAGGCGATAACGAATCTCAACTGAATTTGGGAAATGTCTCTTCTTCATTTATCCACTCCATTTTTGGCTACTTCCAGGACTTGCTGGAACACTTGTCCGCCTCTCACGTCTCGCTCGATATCGGTGAGCGTGACTCGGCGCCGACGCGGCTCCTCCCGCCGCGCTTTCAGGCTCAATACTTCGCCTACAATCCAATGCTCTTCAGCCATGGCCATTGATGGAGGATCCAGTACTTCTTGTCAGGTATATTTCTTTCGATTTTATTCCAGAAGACGTTTGTCTTCAACTGTTTTGGTGGTTGTGTGTTTATGAATTGTGGATATGAAACTGAGATGCTTGTAATTTGAGGCGTTGAGATGTGTATCTAGTTTAGGGGGAAAAAAAGAGGGGGTTATTACTAATCAATAAAATCAGGGTTAAACAAAATGATCTCGAACATGTCTCGGGTATcagttatttatatttattgataatgtGCTCTTGCAACATTAAGGTATTGCAGGAGAGCTTGTTATATTCTAGAGCATTTTGGGTCACTAAATCAACAATTGCTTGGGATGTGGACGCTGGAGATGGTTCATATTATCTTTATGGCAGCAAAACTGCGAATTTGTCTGTTTCAAATGGTGAAATTCAAGGTTTTGTTAGAACAGTTGGGATCCTTGGTAACATTCTTTTGATTTCATGGGGATAGAGCACTGATACGCTCTGCTTGTCATACAGGCTATGATGTGAAAATTGACCTTGGAGGAAGTAACGATAAACTTCCAGAACATGTAAGCTACTTGGTGTGTTCGTGTATTTGTAGGTTCATACATTCTAGTGTTATGAAGCTTTGATTTTCCGTGATTTATGTATGGTTGTAGGTAATCGAAAGATTTCCTCACATTAAAGACTATAAATCTTTTCAAGTTCCTCCGACTGTGGATGTTTTAGGTTTACTCAAATATCAACTGGCTGTTGCTTTTATAACATGTAAGTTCAAAATTCTTGCTTCATGTTTTACTTTCTCACAAGAGCATAAATGTCATGCATCTGTAGATAGTTTGAGCATTCTCAAGTATTTTATGTAACCTCTTAATCTTATCTCCAAGCAAAATTTCACGACGTATCCTCGTATGTTTATTGTTAAATTATCAGTACTTCCAGCAGATTTAAGTAATATAGTCTTGAATTTTCCAGCTTCAACAAAAAAGAAGTGCATCGTAAAGAGGTGAAATAACTTAGGCAATGATTTCTGCTGATAGGATCTTAGTTGCTTGAAATTGCAGCAATTATTTCCCTTTATTGATTTCTTTATCTTTGACACATTCAATAGAGCAGTTCCAGACATGCCTCATGACACGTATGTTCATGTGTAGCTGGGGGCAAATGCACCACTATTACTGGCTTGCAGTTGCCTGGTGTTCTAGATGAATTATTCTCTTACAATGGCCCACTTGGCCCAATTTTTTCCCACGAATCCATTTCGCTGTACCTTTGGGCACCGACTGCACAGGTAAGCACAATTATTCCAGTTCTTCTTTTCTTCCCTTTTTTTAAACTTGTTAATTCCATTCTCCCCCAACTTCAGTCATATATTCTCTATGTATAACAGGACGTACGTGCGCTGATATATAGGGAACCGGAAGGTGGAGATCATTTGGAAGTTGTCCAGCTAGAAGAGCAGAATGGAGTTTGGAGTGCTGGTGGGCCATTAACTTGGAATTGCTGTTACTATGTCTATGAAGTATCTGTGTACCATCCTAGCACcttgaaaattgaaaaatgtaTGGCAAATGATCCATATGCAAGGGGGTAAGTAGTATAAAAATGGTTATATATTTACACCACTTCTAGATCAAGTAGCATACTGAATGATTTACATACACAGCTATGTTGTTTGTGTAGTCTCTCAGCTGATGGAAAGAGAACCTTGTTGGTCAATTTAAATTCTGAAACATCAAAACCTGAAGGATGGGATGACTTGGTTGATGAAAAACCAgatcttctttctttttctgaCATCAGTATCTATGAATTGCATGTGAGAGATTTCAGGTAAACAGCTATGCTTGTCATATGAATACCTCACCTGATTTTGTGAGTCATTCTTGTTGAAGTTTTGAAGAGTTGAATAATGAGGAAATCTAAATACCTAAGCATGCAATTTGACGGCAAAGGAATTTTCTCTCTCGTTCTCTTCATAATTGTATCTATATGGACAGTTGGAATCAGCAAAGGAATTCAAACTGAGTAATCGAAAACAAATCCAGTATGTATTTGTTTGGCCAAAATAAGTTTAATTCGTGAGAATTTGTcgttaaaatcttaaaataagaCAGAGAAACAGAATCACTGCCTTAAAAATTTTCAGTTATTTTTTCCTATTATCTATCTGTCTGTGTTGCAGTGCCAATGATAATACTGTTCATCCTGACTTTCGTGGTGGCTTTCTTGCCTTCACTTCCATGGTAAAACTTTGAacctgatatcagtttgttttTTGTATCCTTTATTTTTGCTTTATCTGCCTCTTGaccttttaaaaattaacaatcATGCAGCTCTTAGTTTCTGATTATTATCAGTTTCGACAAATGCCTCTCTGCACAACTGTATAGAAGCACGGCCTTTACCAAAGGCAACAAAAATAACTATTGATACTTTTGGTAGTTGGTAGTTGTCGCTTATGGAATATTTTTCACTTGAAGGAGTCGGCAGGAATGCTTCATCTTAAGAAGTTATCCAAGGCTGGTATCACACATGTCCATCTGCTTCCAACCTTCCAATTTGGTGGTGTTGATGATGAGAAGGATAAATGGAAACATTTAGGTATGGTTTTGTTAACTGTATTGTTCCTTTCTATTTAATCTGTTTctccaaaattttaattgcatttGTTGATTGTAATCTATCCTCAATccttatcaaaatattttaaatatttgagagGAAGTCCAAAGCCTGTAGCTTGAAAAAAAACATCCAACATTTGGTATTTGTGGGTTTTCTCAACAGCATTTTTTAGAACCCAGGatgatatttatgttatttagaATCAAGTATCCAACATTAAGACTTTTCTTGACTCTGAGTTTGTGTTAGGGACCTGGGCTTTGGGGGTTATATTGGGTTGGGCCaggacaatcaaaatatttgtaagCCACCTACTGAACGTTTACGCTAGAAGAATCCAAAAAAGGGTGGGAAATATAGAGTTTGAATGGGCTGGGGAAGGAAATATAGAAGTAATATGTTATTAGCAGATATAGGGGAGAGGAGGGAAAAATTTATGCAGTCATGGTATTTGTGTTCTCAAAGACATCTTCTGTATTTGTGTTCTCAATGACATCTTCTTTGGAAGGATTTTGATCACATATCTGTAAAAGACTACTGTTTCTGTTGAAATAAATTCCTTATCATTTCATTCTCGTTATCTGTTCTTGCATTCTGCAAATACTTGAAGTTAAATCTGTTTTTTTCCATCAGTTTGCTCATGTAAGCTAAATTAAGTATAAGATATGACATTCCAAGGTATTCTCTATTTGTTTGGCAAACTTTTCATCTGTCTTTACACTTAGCTATACTAATCCATGAGGGAGAAGGTGTGAGTACTATTTCTGCCATATGTTGCTGAATTGTGCAAACTGCATTGTTCCATGTACAAACTGAACTAGCTCGCTGGTATTTGTTTGATCGCTTTCCTGGTCATAGTTAATCTTGTCTTTGAATGAATGTTTCCTTCCTTCTTGTTATTCAGATATGTTATCATATATCTTGATCTGCCTCAGAATGATGTGAAACTTGAAACAGATTTTCAGATACTTGAATCATTTCCACCGGACTCGGAAGAGCAACAGGCTCAAGTCACTGCCATACAGAACGTTGATGGATATAATTGGGGGTGAGCCACTTAGTCCTACTTGAAATACATATCACATTATTTTGTCCATGTTTCTTGTCTGGTTACTAATTTGTTCAGTGCCCATTGGGCTGACAATTTTCTGCTCCCGCATCTGAAAAGCTATAATCCTGTTCTCTGGGGTGTCCCAAAAGGAAGCTATGCGAGTAATCCAAATGGTATTAGCCGCATAACAGAGTTTCGCAAGATGGTCCAGGTATACATTTAGTTGACAACgtattcagccttctttttaaAGGATATAGTTATGATGTTATCATATAGTAATACATTTAATTGAAGTCTCTAAGCTTCAGTGGCCTTCTGATTTGTTCTGTCTCAAAGGTAGCTAATGAATCTGATGGCAGGCACTCAATCGCATTGGACTTCGTGTTGTGCTTGATGTCGTTTACAATCATTTGTATGCCAGCGGTCCCCATGACAAAGACTCTGTCCTAGACAAGGTCATGTGACAGTACTTGTTTCTGTTATAATccacaaaatatttgttttgtcacaaatttttttctttcccTCATCGCTATGTACGTATCCATTCTAATGTTACTTCATCATGTAATAGTGTTGTCATTGTACTGAAGAAAACTGTCCATAAAATGatgatttagaaaaaaaatgggATGCTAATTTTTTCTGTACAGCTGACACTTTTTTCTTGTGACTAAGATATTTACAatattctctctctctctctctctctccagAATAATATTATATCACTACCTTCCACTCTTGTCTTCCCATTTCTTTGTCAACAAACATCATGCTTCCATGATTacattctctctctctctctttctctctctctccAGAATAATATTATATCACTACCTTCCACTCTTGTCTTCCCATTTCTTTGGCAACAAACATCATGCTTCCATGATTACATAGTTCcttgaaccttatcattcatcaTGATCCCGTATGTTCCTTCACGTTTATAATTTGAATTGACCGAGCCTATATACTAGGTATTTCTGAATCACGAATGAGGCCGGCTCGAAAAACAGTTTGCGTgagctttaatattttatttaatatgatataatatatattaaataaatatatttcaagcCTTCATTTTCAAGTAGCTCGCGAATGTGTTCGAATATTTCGAGCCGAATTCGAACCTTGATTCGAGCTGAATTCgagcaaaaaatattaaaattttcgaacttcGTATTCAATTCGTTTACACCACTACATTCACATAGCTATTCAACTAGTGGAGAGTGGTACCTGAGGGATTAAACTAGAAGCTGGAATGTGAAGGAAAGTGGCATTCAGCAACTTGATAGCATGGTGTCAGGCCATCAAGTTTTGGTTTTTTCTGTAGTAGTTTGGGAGATGGAGCATTGCTCAGGTATGGAAATTTTGTATACAGGTAAAGGCTGTGATTACGAAGACTGACACTAAATAAGGAAGGGGGGAAAAGAATGTGTTTTTTGTGAGTCTCCATATCCTTATGGAATGTATTGTCTGAACGAGTCCATTATCAAAACATATTTTGCTTCTAATGTTGAACtgaataatatcatattttgattTGACTCATTTTTTTGTCTAAACAGGGAGTCTAACTTTGTCATTGGATGGAAGTTCACCTTATTAATACCAGTGCTGCTATTATAACTGTGATACTATGCTAATTGCAGATTGTTCCAGGTTACTACCTTAGAAGGAACCTTGATGGATTAATTGAGCATAGCACATGTATGAACAACACAGCCAGTGAGCATTTCATGGTTGAAAGATTGATAATTGATGATCTTTTGAACTGGACTATCAATTATAAGGTAACAGTTTTGGTATGCTTTCTCCATTTATCTCATATAAAACGGACTATTACTTGTTTTGACAAATTGCTTGAGTTTGATGTTGGTCCCTTAATCAAATAGTGGATACAGATTTTGTTGTCAAATGTACTCAAATAATTCATGTTCAGCCAATATAGAAAGGAACTTTTCAGGACACGCCAAATGTGAGAACCATCACTAAGTGCACACTCATCCTCATTACATAGCTCTATACGAAATATGACAGTAAGATTTTCCAGTAGTAATTTTCTGTTTTCGTGTTATTTGAATAGGCCTTAAATGCGCACTCCAGAAAACCCACCATGTAATAAACATCCAAATTATCCTTCTATGTGAAGGATAGGGCCCAACTCCTAAGCAAAAAAGTGTTCACTCCAGTTATTTTGTGATCTCCAACATGTAATGCCTCTCAGATTTTAGTTCAAATTTTTTCCCTGCCATTGCTTTACATTGGATTCTGTCTTAAATCAGGTCCATGTAGACTAGTCATTTAGAAAAGCTCTAACCCCAAACGAAATCTTTAATGATTTCTTCGCACAAGAGACATTTGAATGCACTATTGTTTTCTAGTCATTTTAGATGCTTTCCTTGTATTTATATGTTCTAATCCTTTGGTGGTTTTGCAGGTTGATGGGTTTCGATTTGACCTTATGGGACATATAATGAAACGTACCATGGTATGATTTACATGCCATCACACACTTCTTCAGTGAACAAATCATGTTttgctttccagtgtggaacaaattatgtgaaaatatttttcaaagctCTTGAAATGCGTGTTGGTTCCCATGAAAAAACAAATGTTTGATGCGATGTTCTGAAATCTATTGATCTTGTCTCTTTAAAACATTAAGTGGAAGAGCTACACATTTTCTCTGACCATGTAGTGGTGTATTCTTATAAACATAGTGAGGTCTTTAGGGACAATTTGGTACAAAAAACAGATAAAGGAAAATAATTGTgctataattttcaatttttattggtgTAGGTAAAAGCAAGAAGTGTTCTTAAGAGCTTATCGAAACTGGAAGATGGAGTTGATGGGCCTAGTATCTATTTGTACGCTTGGAGGATTATGTTATTtcatattcatttatttttcatgcatcatCAAGACATTCTAATGTAGCTTATGTTCTTGAACTGATCACTTTTATATCAGTTTCCACACCTTTTACGTTTACCACATGCTTCTACCATTTTTCACTTTCAGATATGGTGAAGGATGGGATTTTGGAGAAGTAGCTAATAATGGGCGTGGAATAAATGCATCACAATTTAACCTCAGTGGAACTGGGATTGGAAGGTTATAGTTCTCACCTCTTCCCCCTACAAGTTGTGTCATCGATTAATTGTGTTTAAATCTGATATTTACTCTAAGACCTGCATCAGCTTCAATGATCGGATTCGTGATGCAATGCTTGGTGGATCCCCATTTGGTCATCCTCTTCAACAAGGTTTCATAACAGGTTTATTTTTGGAGGTAATCTTACTTTGCAATATTCTAAATTGTACCAGCAGTTGACtatttgatatatttgaaattttcagtTTACTCTTTCATTCTTGAACAACCACTGTTCTATTGGAGTTGGTAACAATCTTTGAATGGAAAACACTTTTATGAGATAAGTCTTATAGTATAGGTTTTCATCAAAACCTTTTCTGTTCTTTTACTTTTTCAGCCAAATGATCACGATCATGGTAGCAAGTCTGCTGTGGAGCATATGCTTGCGGTAGCAAAGGATCACATTCAGGTACTCAAATAGTCATTCTGATCGTGATAACTGTTGTTAATCTGGTTTCGTGATAGCTGGTATGAACTGAAAGTAAGTGATAAATGAACTGAACAATACTTGTTTGAATTTTAAAGAAGCCTGATGAGTAGTTGATGGGAACACAGATCTTATTGGGAGTGAATTCATAGTCATCATCCCTAGATAGAAAATTGCTTCAACAATATTTAGTAACTTGTGACCGTGGCACACATGTTGTGAAAGTTATATGTgtgataaatattatttttaagtttctagtataattaatttgttttacaAAATCATCGAGACATGATGAAAAATTTTAAGGCATAATTTTTCTCATAAATAGGTCTTTTTGTCCCTTTAACAATTCGTAACTTGGAACAAAAACCTAAACTTAAGACACCAAAAGCTAGACTTTGAATGTAATATCTGTATAGCTTACTGCAAATTGGATCATCATCACAAAGCCTGCGAGCAATCCTCAAAGGCGAGAATGTAGTCGTGCGTCAATTTGCTAATGGGCTTTCGaaagattaaaatttttaaaagaaaaaataaagatttggatgcggaggtggaggtggagttGGAGTAGGACTTGAATGGTAGACATATAGAGGTCTGTTGTGTATTTTTTGGGGATATTTggttgcaatttttttttttattttgagattAGATTAGATTTCAAATGAGGATGTAGATTGTGGGAGATTGGTTTGATTAGTATCGGATAGTGGTATaactattataaaaaaaattataaaagaaggTTCCAATCTTGTGAGTATCTAGCTAATTTTCCTCAACATTTTAAATTGAATTGGAAATGGATATTGAATAGTAATAAATTGCTAGAGAAATGTAAGGAATATAAGTGATAtttattggattttttttaaatgaaggtTCCATTCTTACATATATCTAGCTAATTTTccccaatatttcaaaattgaaTTGGGGAGAGATATTGAATAATAATGAGTTAGAGAAATGTAAGGAAGTTCAGGGAttattttggaattttaaaaaaGCTTAATCAACGAACCAAAAGTAGTTAGTTTAGAGGATTTAACTTTAATATATAGTAATAGATTGGCGATGGAGACTTTCGCAGTAAATTTCACCTTGACTTCTAGAGATTTGGtaaattcttgagaaattagTTTTAATATCAGTGTTTAGGTAGCTGATTCTGCAGAGAGAGAAGAGTTATCCTGCACAGTTGGTTTATGTTTTTCCTTCAGACTGGTCAAATCTTTGAGGCTTTTGAAGGTAATTTATCAacgaagaaaaaaattaattcctaAAAATTTATCATAGGATAGCAGCTGTCGTTTACCGCAGTTAAATCTTTATGTGGCACCACAAATTAAAGATGTGATCTACACAAACCATGATTCTATGGGAGAAACTTGACTAGGCTCATTAAACATGATGCTGTAGAACAGAGGGTTTATGCTGCATTTGGCTAGAATACCCGTTGAATGCAAACCCATTTCTGACAACAGAATTACATACATCCTGTTAGATATCAATACCTCACTGATATCACCTAAATTATGCCAAATTCCATCAATCAAATTCAAGCAGTGAACTGGGTGGGCCTTTTACCCTGCTTG comes from Primulina huaijiensis isolate GDHJ02 chromosome 5, ASM1229523v2, whole genome shotgun sequence and encodes:
- the LOC140976974 gene encoding pullulanase 1, chloroplastic isoform X4; translation: MSLLHLSTPFLATSRTCWNTCPPLTSRSISVSVTRRRRGSSRRAFRLDGGSSTSCQESLLYSRAFWVTKSTIAWDVDAGDGSYYLYGSKTANLSVSNGEIQGYDVKIDLGGSNDKLPEHVIERFPHIKDYKSFQVPPTVDVLGLLKYQLAVAFITSGGKCTTITGLQLPGVLDELFSYNGPLGPIFSHESISLYLWAPTAQDVRALIYREPEGGDHLEVVQLEEQNGVWSAGGPLTWNCCYYVYEVSVYHPSTLKIEKCMANDPYARGLSADGKRTLLVNLNSETSKPEGWDDLVDEKPDLLSFSDISIYELHVRDFSANDNTVHPDFRGGFLAFTSMESAGMLHLKKLSKAGITHVHLLPTFQFGGVDDEKDKWKHLDFQILESFPPDSEEQQAQVTAIQNVDGYNWGYNPVLWGVPKGSYASNPNGISRITEFRKMVQALNRIGLRVVLDVVYNHLYASGPHDKDSVLDKIVPGYYLRRNLDGLIEHSTCMNNTASEHFMVERLIIDDLLNWTINYKVDGFRFDLMGHIMKRTMVKARSVLKSLSKLEDGVDGPSIYLYGEGWDFGEVANNGRGINASQFNLSGTGIGSFNDRIRDAMLGGSPFGHPLQQGFITGLFLEPNDHDHGSKSAVEHMLAVAKDHIQVGMAGNLKEFVLTNYEGQEAKGREVPTHDGTPVAYASSPIETVNYVSAHDNETLFDIVNLKTPARISADARCRMNHLATSIIALSQGISFFHCGDEILRSKSLDRDSYNSGDWFNRLDFSYSSNNWGVGLPPKEKNVRNWPLIKTRLADASFKPTRSQILAALENFSSFLNIRYSSPLFRLKTANAIQERVLFHNTGPSWIPGVIVMSIEDGYNGVAGLTQLDPIYSYIVVIINVGPTVVTFTSPALRGRNLQLHPIQMNSTDDVVKDSTYDSPSGCFRIPSRTTSVFVESRSS
- the LOC140976974 gene encoding pullulanase 1, chloroplastic isoform X5; its protein translation is MSLLHLSTPFLATSRTCWNTCPPLTSRSISVSVTRRRRGSSRRAFRLNTSPTIQCSSAMAIDGGSSTSCQVLQESLLYSRAFWVTKSTIAWDVDAGDGSYYLYGSKTANLSVSNGEIQGYDVKIDLGGSNDKLPEHVIERFPHIKDYKSFQVPPTVDVLGLLKYQLAVAFITSGGKCTTITGLQLPGVLDELFSYNGPLGPIFSHESISLYLWAPTAQDVRALIYREPEGGDHLEVVQLEEQNGVWSAGGPLTWNCCYYVYEVSVYHPSTLKIEKCMANDPYARGLSADGKRTLLVNLNSETSKPEGWDDLVDEKPDLLSFSDISIYELHVRDFSANDNTVHPDFRGGFLAFTSMESAGMLHLKKLSKAGITHVHLLPTFQFGGVDDEKDKWKHLDFQILESFPPDSEEQQAQVTAIQNVDGYNWGYNPVLWGVPKGSYASNPNGISRITEFRKMVQALNRIGLRVVLDVVYNHLYASGPHDKDSVLDKIVPGYYLRRNLDGLIEHSTCMNNTASEHFMVERLIIDDLLNWTINYKVDGFRFDLMGHIMKRTMVKARSVLKSLSKLEDGVDGPSIYLYGEGWDFGEVANNGRGINASQFNLSGTGIGSFNDRIRDAMLGGSPFGHPLQQGFITGLFLEPNDHDHGSKSAVEHMLAVAKDHIQVGMAGNLKEFVLTNYEGQEAKGREVPTHDGTPVAYASSPIETVNYVSAHDNETLFDIVNLKTPARISADARCRMNHLATSIIALSQGISFFHCGDEILRSKSLDRDSYNSGDWFNRLDFSYSSNNWGVGLPPKEKNVRNWPL
- the LOC140976974 gene encoding pullulanase 1, chloroplastic isoform X2 yields the protein MSLLHLSTPFLATSRTCWNTCPPLTSRSISVSVTRRRRGSSRRAFRLNTSPTIQCSSAMAIDGGSSTSCQESLLYSRAFWVTKSTIAWDVDAGDGSYYLYGSKTANLSVSNGEIQGYDVKIDLGGSNDKLPEHVIERFPHIKDYKSFQVPPTVDVLGLLKYQLAVAFITSGGKCTTITGLQLPGVLDELFSYNGPLGPIFSHESISLYLWAPTAQDVRALIYREPEGGDHLEVVQLEEQNGVWSAGGPLTWNCCYYVYEVSVYHPSTLKIEKCMANDPYARGLSADGKRTLLVNLNSETSKPEGWDDLVDEKPDLLSFSDISIYELHVRDFSANDNTVHPDFRGGFLAFTSMESAGMLHLKKLSKAGITHVHLLPTFQFGGVDDEKDKWKHLDFQILESFPPDSEEQQAQVTAIQNVDGYNWGYNPVLWGVPKGSYASNPNGISRITEFRKMVQALNRIGLRVVLDVVYNHLYASGPHDKDSVLDKIVPGYYLRRNLDGLIEHSTCMNNTASEHFMVERLIIDDLLNWTINYKVDGFRFDLMGHIMKRTMVKARSVLKSLSKLEDGVDGPSIYLYGEGWDFGEVANNGRGINASQFNLSGTGIGSFNDRIRDAMLGGSPFGHPLQQGFITGLFLEPNDHDHGSKSAVEHMLAVAKDHIQVGMAGNLKEFVLTNYEGQEAKGREVPTHDGTPVAYASSPIETVNYVSAHDNETLFDIVNLKTPARISADARCRMNHLATSIIALSQGISFFHCGDEILRSKSLDRDSYNSGDWFNRLDFSYSSNNWGVGLPPKEKNVRNWPLIKTRLADASFKPTRSQILAALENFSSFLNIRYSSPLFRLKTANAIQERVLFHNTGPSWIPGVIVMSIEDGYNGVAGLTQLDPIYSYIVVIINVGPTVVTFTSPALRGRNLQLHPIQMNSTDDVVKDSTYDSPSGCFRIPSRTTSVFVESRSS
- the LOC140976974 gene encoding pullulanase 1, chloroplastic isoform X3, which codes for MSLLHLSTPFLATSRTCWNTCPPLTSRSISVSVTRRRRGSSRRAFRLDGGSSTSCQVLQESLLYSRAFWVTKSTIAWDVDAGDGSYYLYGSKTANLSVSNGEIQGYDVKIDLGGSNDKLPEHVIERFPHIKDYKSFQVPPTVDVLGLLKYQLAVAFITSGGKCTTITGLQLPGVLDELFSYNGPLGPIFSHESISLYLWAPTAQDVRALIYREPEGGDHLEVVQLEEQNGVWSAGGPLTWNCCYYVYEVSVYHPSTLKIEKCMANDPYARGLSADGKRTLLVNLNSETSKPEGWDDLVDEKPDLLSFSDISIYELHVRDFSANDNTVHPDFRGGFLAFTSMESAGMLHLKKLSKAGITHVHLLPTFQFGGVDDEKDKWKHLDFQILESFPPDSEEQQAQVTAIQNVDGYNWGYNPVLWGVPKGSYASNPNGISRITEFRKMVQALNRIGLRVVLDVVYNHLYASGPHDKDSVLDKIVPGYYLRRNLDGLIEHSTCMNNTASEHFMVERLIIDDLLNWTINYKVDGFRFDLMGHIMKRTMVKARSVLKSLSKLEDGVDGPSIYLYGEGWDFGEVANNGRGINASQFNLSGTGIGSFNDRIRDAMLGGSPFGHPLQQGFITGLFLEPNDHDHGSKSAVEHMLAVAKDHIQVGMAGNLKEFVLTNYEGQEAKGREVPTHDGTPVAYASSPIETVNYVSAHDNETLFDIVNLKTPARISADARCRMNHLATSIIALSQGISFFHCGDEILRSKSLDRDSYNSGDWFNRLDFSYSSNNWGVGLPPKEKNVRNWPLIKTRLADASFKPTRSQILAALENFSSFLNIRYSSPLFRLKTANAIQERVLFHNTGPSWIPGVIVMSIEDGYNGVAGLTQLDPIYSYIVVIINVGPTVVTFTSPALRGRNLQLHPIQMNSTDDVVKDSTYDSPSGCFRIPSRTTSVFVESRSS
- the LOC140976974 gene encoding pullulanase 1, chloroplastic isoform X1, whose product is MSLLHLSTPFLATSRTCWNTCPPLTSRSISVSVTRRRRGSSRRAFRLNTSPTIQCSSAMAIDGGSSTSCQVLQESLLYSRAFWVTKSTIAWDVDAGDGSYYLYGSKTANLSVSNGEIQGYDVKIDLGGSNDKLPEHVIERFPHIKDYKSFQVPPTVDVLGLLKYQLAVAFITSGGKCTTITGLQLPGVLDELFSYNGPLGPIFSHESISLYLWAPTAQDVRALIYREPEGGDHLEVVQLEEQNGVWSAGGPLTWNCCYYVYEVSVYHPSTLKIEKCMANDPYARGLSADGKRTLLVNLNSETSKPEGWDDLVDEKPDLLSFSDISIYELHVRDFSANDNTVHPDFRGGFLAFTSMESAGMLHLKKLSKAGITHVHLLPTFQFGGVDDEKDKWKHLDFQILESFPPDSEEQQAQVTAIQNVDGYNWGYNPVLWGVPKGSYASNPNGISRITEFRKMVQALNRIGLRVVLDVVYNHLYASGPHDKDSVLDKIVPGYYLRRNLDGLIEHSTCMNNTASEHFMVERLIIDDLLNWTINYKVDGFRFDLMGHIMKRTMVKARSVLKSLSKLEDGVDGPSIYLYGEGWDFGEVANNGRGINASQFNLSGTGIGSFNDRIRDAMLGGSPFGHPLQQGFITGLFLEPNDHDHGSKSAVEHMLAVAKDHIQVGMAGNLKEFVLTNYEGQEAKGREVPTHDGTPVAYASSPIETVNYVSAHDNETLFDIVNLKTPARISADARCRMNHLATSIIALSQGISFFHCGDEILRSKSLDRDSYNSGDWFNRLDFSYSSNNWGVGLPPKEKNVRNWPLIKTRLADASFKPTRSQILAALENFSSFLNIRYSSPLFRLKTANAIQERVLFHNTGPSWIPGVIVMSIEDGYNGVAGLTQLDPIYSYIVVIINVGPTVVTFTSPALRGRNLQLHPIQMNSTDDVVKDSTYDSPSGCFRIPSRTTSVFVESRSS